The sequence TGATTTGAAAATAGCTAAGTTTAATACTTAGCTATTTTTTATTGCTGAATAAAAGGGAATGATACAAAAAATTACATTAAAATATGTGATGTATTTAACATTTTATATTATAATGTGCTTATTAAATCAAATAATATAAATTTAGTTTTATTACGCAATGATTACCCCATCATTGCGTATTTTTTTGCTTATTAATTTAAATAACTGTCTTTATCAACCCAATGGCATACATGGCTGACTATACATTCTTTACATTTGGGATTACGAGCGGTACAACAATAGCGACCATGTAAAATCAGCCAATGATGAGCATCTAAAATAAATTCTTTAGGAATAGTTTTGAGTAGTTTTTTTTCAACTTCTAACACATTCTTGCCTATTGCTAAACCTGTACGATTACCTAAACGGAAAATATGTGTATCAACTGCCATCGCCACTTGTCCAAAAGCTGTATTTAAAACGACATTGGCAGTTTTACGTCCCACACCAGGTAAGGCTTCTAAAGCTTCACGTGTTTGTGGAACTTCGCCTTGATATTTTTCAATCAAGATTTGGCATGTTTTGATGACATTTTCTGCTTTAGCGTTAAATAAACCAATGGTTTTGATATATTCTTTTAAGCCATCAACACCTAAATCATAAATTTGTTGTGCTGTATTAGCAACAGGGAATAATTTATCTGTAGCTTTATTCACGCTTTTATCTGTTGCTTGAGCAGATAACATTACAGCGATTAGCAATTCAAAAGGCGATGAATAATTCAGCTCCGTTTCAGGTTTTGGGCGTTGTTCTCGTAATAATTCAAAAAATGTAATGACTTCTTTTTTAGTCATTGCTTTACGAGCTTTGGGTTGTTCACTCATATTCTTATCCTAATAATTGTGCTAATTGTTGCTCTAATTCAATCAGTTG comes from Moraxella sp. ZY210820 and encodes:
- the nth gene encoding endonuclease III, translating into MSEQPKARKAMTKKEVITFFELLREQRPKPETELNYSSPFELLIAVMLSAQATDKSVNKATDKLFPVANTAQQIYDLGVDGLKEYIKTIGLFNAKAENVIKTCQILIEKYQGEVPQTREALEALPGVGRKTANVVLNTAFGQVAMAVDTHIFRLGNRTGLAIGKNVLEVEKKLLKTIPKEFILDAHHWLILHGRYCCTARNPKCKECIVSHVCHWVDKDSYLN